The DNA region ATCCGATCCAACGGTTTTCTCCGCCACGGCAATTTGTTCCGCAAGCGGCTGCGGCTCGCCCACGGAATCAGCGTGGATCGCGTGCCGGTAGAGCGCGTTTTCCAGCTGTGGGGTGGCTACATACAGCGTACCGGTCAGCGCGGCAAAGAAGATAAACGGGCCGACAAACAGCCCAACGTAAAAATGAAGGCGACGCAGCAGGTTTCCCCATGCCGCGCGCGAGGTGCAGGTAGTCATACTTTTCCTTTTTAAGGCAGTAAGTTAGCGATATTTTTACAGGGAAAAAGCAGACTCCCGCGGCGGCGCGCGGGTATCAGGATAAAGCCAGGGGAAAAAGTGCCAGTGGCTGACCGCCTGACGCGGCGACTTAACGCGAAGCCTCTGCAGCACCACGCTGAGCAGGACAATCAGCGCCAGCATCACGCCAGGCACATGCGCCAACAGCACGCAGTAGCCGCACGCTTCCGCATGGTCGACAGGCATCGTGTGCGACGGCATATCGCCATGATGCGCGTCCATCGACATCATGCTCATGTCATGATGCATGCCCGGCATGGTGCTCATGGGATCTTTCTGCAGCGAGACGGAGATCAGCGGCGCCACCACGATCAGCAGGATCGCAAACAGCGCGGTCAATGCCGCTGTGCGTTTCCGGTCAGGCTGATGCAGTACGTTATCCACGTCCCCTCCACTCAAGAGGCAAGCATTGTAAATGATTTATAACGAAAGGGTTAATGCGAGAGGTGCGATGGGATAAAAAAAGGGCCAGCCTTTCGGCCAGCCCTTTCTAACAGGATGTCGCTTAAGCGAATCTTAGTTCAGACGCTCTTTAATACGAGCAGACTTACCAGTACGCTCACGCAGGTAGTACAGTTTAGCTTTACGTACAGCACCACGACGTTTAACAGCAATGCTGTCAACTACCGGAGAGTGAGTCTGGAAGACACGCTCAAC from Enterobacter chengduensis includes:
- a CDS encoding DUF2946 domain-containing protein, with product MDNVLHQPDRKRTAALTALFAILLIVVAPLISVSLQKDPMSTMPGMHHDMSMMSMDAHHGDMPSHTMPVDHAEACGYCVLLAHVPGVMLALIVLLSVVLQRLRVKSPRQAVSHWHFFPWLYPDTRAPPRESAFSL